From Zingiber officinale cultivar Zhangliang chromosome 5B, Zo_v1.1, whole genome shotgun sequence, the proteins below share one genomic window:
- the LOC121984590 gene encoding pentatricopeptide repeat-containing protein CRP1 homolog, chloroplastic-like: MRSLLFSRLRPNARLLLSRIAFVSFTQSTHPPLLPLTPTRSLHDQSFVAGSSQPVEYDPSRIIQLATPQAEDEEDSALNEFLSRFVWAIRPKINDAYSDLPKETVNSMLLVICQKVAALMDSTAAVEDSPVELSEDLWKTIVEVSNSVQQAMQRDRVREDLKKYIHSEEVKEMCRFAADIGIRGPMLRELRFKWARDKLEEVKFYQSLDKMREQAQEQEEREKRALLTSGSDEQHTSLAKENDAESKVTSLPQRKGKIKFKIYGLDLSHPKWAEVAEKAAEIDEGYVPGEPREPLQPVDGKCRKVEDSILSLNVKRDDPGPLLEEWKELLRPRRDDWLALLDRIKEKNAVLYMKVAELLLNEESFEANVRDYSKLIDAYAKEDRVEDAERLLKLMAERGIKPDVIVSLILLHMYSKQGNLDAAKEAFESMKSEGFKPDSKTYSSMISVYLKANLPRTAEKLVRQMETMNVKPTKEMYMELLKAFAERGETDGAQRMTTTMQLSGIQPTLESFTLLVEAYRQANDPDNARSHFDHMMNSGYKPDDQCTASMIAAYAKQNLLDKALDLLLTLEKDGFQLGIKTYTVLVDWFGKLQLVEEAEATLQKIIEKGDAPFEVHVSLCDMYSRAKIESKALKHLKVLVARKELLQADQYDRIISALIAGRLLEDAKSMHAWMQSKGYKLSEATATALRAAQSMPPYKTPPARRGKP, encoded by the exons ATGCGATCCCTCCTCTTCTCCCGCCTCCGTCCTAACGCGCGGCTCCTCCTCTCTCGGATCGCTTTCGTTTCCTTTACACAATCAACccatcctcctcttcttcctctgacCCCGACTCGTTCCCTCCATGACCAGTCTTTCGTCGCCGGAAGCTCCCAACCGGTCGAATATGATCCATCTCGCATCATCCAGTTAGCCACCCCCCAGGCAGAGGACGAGGAAGACAGTGCCTTGAACGAGTTCCTTTCCCGCTTTGTTTGGGCCATCCGCCCTAAGATCAACGACGCCTACTCGGACCTCCCCAAGGAGACTGTCAACTCCATGCTACTTGTTATCTGCCAGAAAGTTGCTGCCTTGATGGATTCTACTGCAGCCGTTGAGGACTCCCCCGTCGAGCTCAGCGAGGACCTCTGGAAGACCATCGTGGAGGTGAGCAACTCGGTACAACAGGCCATGCAGAGGGACCGGGTGAGGGAGGACCTCAAAAAATATATCCACTCCGAGGAGGTCAAGGAGATGTGCAGGTTTGCAGCGGACATTGGCATCCGCGGGCCAATGCTCCGCGAGCTCCGTTTCAAGTGGGCGAGGGATAAGCTGGAGGAGGTCAAGTTCTACCAGAGCCTGGATAAGATGCGGGAGCAAGCTCAAGAGCAAGAAGAGCGAGAGAAAAGAGCACTTTTGACATCTGGGAGTGATGAACAGCATACCTCTCTTGCAAAGGAAAATGATGCAGAGTCAAAGGTGACCTCTTTGCCACAGAGGAAAGGCAAGATCAAATTCAAGATATATGGATTGGATTTGTCGCATCCAAAGTGGGCTGAAGTGGCTGAGAAGGCGGCAGAGATTGATGAGGGCTATGTGCCGGGTGAGCCACGAGAGCCATTACAGCCCGTAGATGGGAAGTGTAGGAAGGTTGAGGACAGTATCCTTTCATTGAATGTGAAGCGGGATGATCCGGGACCATTGTTAGAAGAATGGAAGGAGCTCCTACGCCCAAGGAGGGATGATTGGCTTGCGTTGCTTGATCGAATCAAGGAGAAAAATGCTGTTTTGTACATGAAG GTCGCTGAGCTTCTGTTGAACGAGGAATCTTTTGAGGCTAACGTTCGTGATTACTCTAAGCTTATCGATGCTTATGCTAAGGAAGATCGCGTTGAAGATGCTGAGAGACTTCTGAAGTTGATGGCTGAAAGGGGCATCAAGCCGGATGTTATTGTTTCCCTCATTTTACTTCACATGTATAGCAAGCAAGGAAACCTCGATGCCGCAAAGGAGGCCTTCGAGAGCATGAAGAGTGAAGGTTTCAAGCCGGACTCGAAGACATACAGTTCGATGATCTCAGTTTATTTGAAGGCTAATCTTCCAAGGACAGCGGAGAAACTAGTGAGACAAATGGAGACTATGAATGTTAAACCAACAAAGGAGATGTACATGGAGCTTTTGAAAGCATTTGCGGAGCGCGGTGAGACCGACGGTGCGCAAagaatgacgaccaccatgcagTTATCTGGTATTCAGCCGACCTTGGAGTCCTTTACCTTGCTCGTGGAGGCATATAGGCAGGCAAATGACCCAGACAACGCCCGCAGCCACTTCGATCACATGATGAACTCCGGCTACAAGCCAGATGACCAATGCACTGCCAGCATGATAGCCGCCTATGCCAAGCAGAACCTCTTGGACAAGGCCCTGGATCTGCTGCTAACCCTTGAGAAGGATGGATTTCAGCTAGGAATCAAAACATACACTGTCTTGGTGGATTGGTTTGGCAAGCTACAACTGGTCGAAGAGGCAGAAGCAACATTACAGAAGATAATCGAGAAGGGTGATGCTCCATTCGAGGTTCATGTTAGTCTCTGCGACAtgtactccagagcaaagatcgAATCAAAGGCTCTCAAACATCTCAAGGTATTGGTGGCAAGGAAGGAATTGCTGCAAGCTGATCAGTACGATCGGATCATAAGTGCTCTTATTGCAGGAAGACTGTTGGAAGACGCAAAGAGTATGCATGCCTGGATGCAATCAAAGGGATATAAGCTGTCGGAAGCCACCGCAACTGCACTCAGAGCAGCTCAGTCTATGCCGCCATATAAAACACCGCCAGCAAGAAGGGGAAAACCATAA